A genomic window from Camelina sativa cultivar DH55 chromosome 2, Cs, whole genome shotgun sequence includes:
- the LOC104750734 gene encoding homeobox-leucine zipper protein ATHB-6-like, translating into KQFEKDYGLLKSQYDSLCLNFDSLGRDNESLLQEISKLKTKLNGGKEEEEEEEENNAAAATTESDVSVKEEEVSLPEKITEPPSSPPQFLEHSDGLNYRSFTDLRDLLPLKGAAASSFAAAGSSDSSDSSALLNEESSSNVTVAAPVTAPAGNFFVKMEQTDDHGDFLSGEEACEFFSDEQPPSLQWFTTEGKALSFVNQIFVLQRQKHSGLMCSGNLSWISLKLLECVCLVRGFLV; encoded by the exons AAACAGTTTGAGAAAGATTACGGTCTTCTTAAATCCCAATACGATTCTCTTTGCCTTAACTTTGATTCTCTCGGCCGTGACAATGAATCTCTCCTCCAAGag ATTAGTAAACTAAAGACGAAGCTTAAcggaggaaaagaagaagaagaagaagaagaagagaacaacgCGGCGGCGGCGACAACAGAGAGTGATGTTTCCGTGAAGGAGGAAGAAGTTTCGTTACCGGAGAAGATCACAGAACCGCCGTCGTCTCCTCCGCAGTTTCTAGAACATTCCGATGGTCTCAATTACCGAAGTTTCACGGATCTACGTGACCTTCTTCCACTAAAGGGGGCGGCGGCTTCTTCGTTCGCAGCAGCTGGATCTTCAGACAGCAGCGACTCAAGCGCTCTTCTGAACGAGGAAAGTAGCTCTAACGTTACGGTGGCGGCTCCAGTGACGGCTCCCGCTGGTAATTTCTTTGTGAAAATGGAGCAGACAGATGATCATGGTGACTTTCTGAGTGGTGAAGAAGCTTGCGAGTTTTTCTCCGATGAACAACCGCCGTCTCTACAGTGGTTTACAACTGAGGGAAAGGCTTTGAGCTTTGTTAATCAGATTTTTGTCCTTCAGAGGCAAAAACATTCTGGTTTGATGTGTAGTGGAAACCTTTCTTGGATTAGTTTAAAGCTTTTAGAATGTGTATGTTTGGTGAGAGGTTTTTTAGTATAA